The following are from one region of the bacterium genome:
- a CDS encoding OB-fold domain-containing protein, translating to MSDRATMLPPQPQPDFDTEGFWKATASGRVELCRCVECGLWHHPPLERCRACAGKTTFAPIAGTGRLRSFIVVQHGAVPGYLDAIPYVVGLVELDEQSGLRLAGRVLDVRPGELACGARVRSEVISLPPGEFSVVGFRIEGVPDNREEEVA from the coding sequence ATGAGCGACCGGGCGACGATGCTTCCGCCGCAGCCCCAGCCGGACTTCGATACCGAAGGATTCTGGAAGGCCACGGCGTCCGGACGGGTCGAGCTGTGTCGATGCGTGGAATGTGGCCTCTGGCATCATCCGCCGCTCGAGCGATGCCGTGCGTGCGCGGGCAAAACCACTTTCGCGCCGATCGCCGGAACCGGTCGTCTGCGAAGCTTCATCGTGGTCCAGCACGGCGCGGTGCCCGGATACCTCGACGCCATCCCCTACGTCGTCGGGTTGGTCGAGCTCGACGAGCAGTCGGGGCTCCGTCTGGCCGGTCGCGTCCTCGACGTGCGGCCCGGCGAGCTGGCGTGCGGTGCCCGCGTCCGGAGTGAGGTGATCTCGCTGCCGCCAGGAGAATTTTCGGTGGTCGGTTTTCGAATCGAAGGTGTT